A segment of the Fusobacterium ulcerans genome:
CTTAAATGCGTCATATACACATCTACTATATTAGTATTGCTTGTAAAATTTATACTCCATATTTTTTCTTTTATCATTGTTCTGCTGAGAACAAGATTTTTATTTCTTACTAAATATTCAAGAAGAGAAAATTCTTTATATGTAAGTTCTATAAGTGCCTCTCCCCTTTTTACTTCTCTAGTAAGAAAATTTATTGATAAATCCTTTATTGTAATTATATTATTTCCAACAGCAAAACTCTTTATAGTTCTTCTTATCACTGCTCTTATTCTCCCTAAAAGCTCTATAAAAGAAAAAGGTTTGACTATATAATCATCAGCCCCTGCATCCAGAGCCTCCACCTTTTTCTCTATTTTATCCTCAGAAGATATAAATATTATCCCTGATTCAATATTCTCTTTTCTTATTTTTTCACATAGTTCTATTCCAGTTTTATCTCCAATGACAGTATCCAGTATTATAAGCTCATAATTCCCTGATACAGCATGATAATAAGCATCTTCCCAGTCAGAAGTGTCTTCCACTGAGTACCCTGCTTCTTTTAACCCTTTTTTCAAATATTTTTTTATGTCTACATCTTTTTGAACTATAAGAATATTCATTTATTCCCCTCTTATGTATGGATAATATTGTAAATAGAAAGATAATTAAGAACACTTCCTCCTATTACAAATATATGCCATATAGAATGTGCAAATTTAAGTTTTTTCATTGCATAAAATATTGTTCCTACTGTATATATAACTCCTCCTATAATAAGAAGATTTAGAGAAACTGGACTTAAAGCATTTTTTAAATCTTTAAATACAAATACAACTATCCATCCCATAAGTATATATAACAGAGTAGAAAGAATTTTAAATCTTCCAACAAAGAATATTTTAAATATTATCCCTAAAAAAGTCAATCCCCATTGTATTGCAAAAAGTATCCATCTGTTTCTTCCTTCTAATACAGTGAGAAGATAAGGGGTATATGAAGCAGATATCAATACATATATTGCCGAGTGGTCTAGTATCTTAAATACTTTTTTGGCTTTTCCTTCCTCAAGCAGATGATAAGTTCCTGACATAACATACATCAGAATGAGAGCACCTCCAAATATAGAAGATCCTACTATGTAGTTTGAATATCCTGTTCTTACTGCATGTACTATTAATGTAACACATCCAGCTATTGCCATTCCTGCTCCTATATAATGAGTTATAAAGTTAAATTTTTCTTCTAATTTATTGTAATCCATATTATTCAGCTCCTTTCAAAAAAATATAACCATCCTTTTTTTAAGTATTTTCTTTCTTATATTATACCATATTCTAAATTCTGTTTTTCAAAATAAATCGTCTCTAATCTTTATATTTCATCTAATTTTTTTATAAATCAGATGTCATATTTTTTTATTTTACATTATACCATAAAAATTATAAAAGGGATATTGTTCTTTCAAACAATACCCCCAATACTCTTTTAATGTATTTTTTTCATACTAATATAAAGCAATATGTCCATCTGTTCTTGGTTCAGTTCCTCCTACAAGAACTCCATTTTCCATTCTCCAGATGATTTCTCCTCTTCCCATCATAAGAGGGTCATAAAGAACTTTTACATCATGTCCCATAGCTGCAAGCTCGTAAGCTATATGCTCAGGTACTCCATGTTCCAGTTCAATATTTTTCTTACCTACCCACTGCCATCTTGGAGCATCTAATGCTGCCTGTGGATTCATCAGGAAGTCCACTGTATTAGTTACTACCTGTAC
Coding sequences within it:
- a CDS encoding response regulator transcription factor; translated protein: MNILIVQKDVDIKKYLKKGLKEAGYSVEDTSDWEDAYYHAVSGNYELIILDTVIGDKTGIELCEKIRKENIESGIIFISSEDKIEKKVEALDAGADDYIVKPFSFIELLGRIRAVIRRTIKSFAVGNNIITIKDLSINFLTREVKRGEALIELTYKEFSLLEYLVRNKNLVLSRTMIKEKIWSINFTSNTNIVDVYMTHLRGKIDKDHKEKLIYTVRGVGYILKG
- the trhA gene encoding PAQR family membrane homeostasis protein TrhA, translated to MDYNKLEEKFNFITHYIGAGMAIAGCVTLIVHAVRTGYSNYIVGSSIFGGALILMYVMSGTYHLLEEGKAKKVFKILDHSAIYVLISASYTPYLLTVLEGRNRWILFAIQWGLTFLGIIFKIFFVGRFKILSTLLYILMGWIVVFVFKDLKNALSPVSLNLLIIGGVIYTVGTIFYAMKKLKFAHSIWHIFVIGGSVLNYLSIYNIIHT